TTCGTTTGACCGTAGTAAGTGATGTAGAAGCTGTAGCTTCCTGACTTAATCCCATTATAGACTACCGTCCCGCCCTGGTTGGTCGCCCCGGTCACCTTGACCGAACTTCTACAGTCATGTCGCTTTGCTTAGCTTCAAGTGTGGATAACTCAGCTTTGGCATCTGGAAAATCGGGGTAAAAGTAGTGCCAATATCCACACTTATTACGGCTGTAATTATTGCGTATGTTGCGGTATAATATGTAGTGTCTGATAGGAGGCGCTATATGTTTGTCCGCAGCAAGCCCAGCGGTGCACACCGCTATCTTCAGAGCGTGGACAACCATCGGGAAGGCAAGCGCGTGGTGCAGCGGGTGATCTGCACCCTGGGGAGGGTGGATGAGTTGGCATCGAGCGGCCAGACAGATGCGCTGGTACGTTCCTTAGCTCGCTTCGGGGACCAGGTGCGGGTGGTGGAGGAGTACGAAAAGGGCAATATCGAGGCCAAAGGGATATGGCAGATCGGCCCTGATCTGGCCTTCAGGCATCTGTGGAAGGGTTGCGGGATCGCTCAGGTGTTGAGGGAGCTTCTGAAAGAGCGGCACTTCGAGTTCCCGGTGGAGAGGGCCATCTACATGACGGTGCTGAACCGGCTGTTCGAACCGGGGTCCGACCGGGCCTGTGAGAAGTGGAAACGGGACATGGTGATACCCGGCAGTGAAGGGGTAGAGCTTCACCATCTATACCGGGCGATGCGCTGGCTGGGCGACAACCACGAGAAGGTGGAGGACGGCCTCTTCCATATGGGGCGCGATCTCTTCAGTGAATTCACTTTGGCCTTCTTCGATACCACCAGCATCTACTTCGAGGAGGCCGGCGGGGAGAGCCTGGGGCAACGCGGGCACAGCAAGGACCATCGGCCGGATTTGAAGCAGATGGTGGTCGGGGCGGTGTTGAACGGGGAAGGCCGTCCGGTGAGTTGTCCGATGTGGTCGGGAAATCAGACGGACGTAGAAACCCTCGTGCCCCTGGTGGAGGAGATGAAGCAGCGGTTCGGGCTGAAGCGAGTGTGCTGGGTGGCCGATCGGGGGATGGCCAGCCGGAAGACCATCGATGGACTTGAAGGGCTTGAAATGGAATACATCCTGGGAGCCCGGATGCGCCGGCAGAAAGAGGTGAGAGAGGATGTCCTGGGACGAGCGGGGCGATACAAAGAAGTAGCCGAGAACTTGCAGGTGAAAGATGTTCGTGTGGAGGGACGTCGCTACATTGTCTGTTACAATCCGGAAGAGGCCAGGAAGGATGCCGCCGATCGGGAAGCGATCCTTAAGAGCCTGGAGGACAAGCTGAAAGAATCTCCCGGCAGCCTGGTGGGC
The sequence above is drawn from the Dehalococcoidia bacterium genome and encodes:
- a CDS encoding IS1634 family transposase; translation: MFVRSKPSGAHRYLQSVDNHREGKRVVQRVICTLGRVDELASSGQTDALVRSLARFGDQVRVVEEYEKGNIEAKGIWQIGPDLAFRHLWKGCGIAQVLRELLKERHFEFPVERAIYMTVLNRLFEPGSDRACEKWKRDMVIPGSEGVELHHLYRAMRWLGDNHEKVEDGLFHMGRDLFSEFTLAFFDTTSIYFEEAGGESLGQRGHSKDHRPDLKQMVVGAVLNGEGRPVSCPMWSGNQTDVETLVPLVEEMKQRFGLKRVCWVADRGMASRKTIDGLEGLEMEYILGARMRRQKEVREDVLGRAGRYKEVAENLQVKDVRVEGRRYIVCYNPEEARKDAADREAILKSLEDKLKESPGSLVGNQGYRRFLRVQKGSVVLDPKKIAADVRYDGKFVLRTNSDLGADEIAVQYKRLLMVEQFFRATKSMLDTRPVFHQWDATIKGHVFCSFLALVLMHELKRRLRERGWEMEWNDIRRDLQSLAEVEVVQGTQTYHLRTPVQGVAGKVLQAAGAAIPPSVRLMA